In the Pithys albifrons albifrons isolate INPA30051 chromosome 3, PitAlb_v1, whole genome shotgun sequence genome, one interval contains:
- the GGA1 gene encoding ADP-ribosylation factor-binding protein GGA1 isoform X1, with translation MEPETLEARINKATNPLNKDLDWDGINAFCEQLNKELEGPPLATRLLAHKIQSPQEWEAIQALTVLESCMKSCGKRFHDEVGKFRFLNELIKVVSPKYLGSRTPEKVKSKILELMYSWTLGLPHEVKISEAYQMLKKQGIVKCDPKLPDNASFPPPAPRPKNIIFDDEEKSKTLARLLKSSHPEDLRAANKLIKEMVQEDQKRMEKISKRVNVIEKVNSNVKLLTEMVTNYSKGETTESNEDLMKELYQRCERMRPMLFRLASDTEDNDEALAEILQANDNLTHVINLYKQLVRGEEINGETVAGPLRGSTSALLDLSGLELPATCPSYPALPTLSGGSAVPLPDQAGSVSLLDDELMSLGLNDPAPHPAPASDISGWNSFQSSDSNELGITPIMATPPVKADAGASSPKPSPSSSGLDDLDLLGKTLLQQSLPPESQQVRWEKQQPPPRLTLRDLQNRSSSGTTAHNPSVPPVLQSVSPNPTMPLTSELPAPAALPKAATTPSGSTAVPPRPPAAAPPQEVSLANITVPLESIKPSSILPVTVYDQHGFRVLFHFAKDALPERPDVLVVVISMLSTAPQPIRNIVFQSAVPKVMKVKLQPPSGTELPAFNPIVHPSAITQVLLLANPQKEKVRLRYKLTFTMGEQTYNEIGDVDQFPPPESWGNL, from the exons ATGGAGCCCGAGACGCTGGAGGCGCGCATCA ACAAAGCAACAAACCCGCTGAACAAGGACCTAGACTGGGATGGTATCAATGCGTTCTGTGAGCAGCTTAATAAGGAGCTGGAAGG TCCTCCACTTGCCACCCGACTTCTTGCCCACAAGATCCAGTCTCCGCAGGAATGGGAAGCTATCCAGGCCCTCACG gtgctggagtCCTGCATGAAGAGCTGTGGCAAACGCTTCCATGATGAGGTGGGCAAGTTCCGCTTCCTCAATGAGCTCATCAAGGTGGTGTCACCCAAG TATCTTGGCAGCCGAACACCAGAAAAAGTGAAGTCAAAGATCCTGGAGCTGATGTACAGTTGGACATTAGGGCTGCCTCACGAGGTGAAGATCTCAGAAGCCTACCAGATGCTGAAGAAACAAG GAATTGTGAAGTGTGACCCAAAACTGCCTGACAATGCTTCTTTTCCACCACCTGCCCCTCGGCCCAAGAATATCATCTTTGATGATGAAGAAAAATCCAAG ACTCTGGCTCGCCTCTTGAAAAGTTCCCATCCTGAGGACCTACGGGCTGCCAACAAGCTCATCAAGGAGATGGTTCAGGAG GACCAGAAGCGCATGGAGAAGATCTCCAAGAGGGTGAATGTCATTGAAAAGGTGAACAGCAATGTGAAGCTGCTGACAGAAATGGTGACAAATTACAGCAAGGGGGAGACGACGGAAAGCAATGAGGACCTAATGAAG GAGCTGTATCAGCGCTGCGAGCGCATGAGGCCCATGCTTTTCCGGCTTGCCAGTGACACAGAAGACAATGATGAAGCTCTGG CGGAAATCCTGCAAGCCAATGACAATCTAACACATGTGATCAATCTCTACAAGCAGCTTGTACGGGGAGAAGAGATCAATGGGGAGACAGTGGCTGGTCCCCTTCGAG gcAGCACCTCAGCACTTCTGGATCTGTCTGGCCTGGAGCTTCCAGCAACATGTCCTTCCTACCCAGCCTTGCCTACCCTTTCAGGTGGCTCAGCAGTCCCCCTGCCAGACCAGGCTGGCTCTGTCTCCTTGCTGGATGATGAACTCATGTCTTTAG GCCTGAATGACCCAGCACCACATCCTGCCCCAGCCAGTGACATCAGTGGCTGGAACAGCTTCCAG TCATCAGATAGCAATGAGCTCGGTATCACCCCTATCATGGCAACACCACCAGTCAAAGCAGATGCTGGTGCATCCTCCCCCAAACCTTCTCCTAGTAGCAGTGGCCTGGATGACCTGGACCTCCTGGGCAAGACTCTGCTGCAGCAGTCTTTGCCTCCGGAGTCTCAACAAGTGCGATG ggagaagcagcagccaccCCCTCGGCTCACCCTGAGGGATCTGCAgaacaggagcagctctggcaccaCAGCCCACAATCCCAGTGTTCCACCTGTGCTTCAGAGTGTTTCCCCTAATCCCACGATGCCCCTGACCTCAGagctgcctgcccctgctgcGCTTCCAAAAGCTGCCACCACACCATCAGGAAGTACTGCAGTCCCACCACGGCCTCCTGCTGCTGCGCCGCCCCAGGAGGTCTCGCTGGCCAACATCACTGTGCCTCTGGAGTCAATCAAACCCA GCAGCATCCTCCCTGTGACAGTGTATGATCAACATGGCTTCCGTGTCCTCTTCCACTTTGCTAAGGATGCCCTGCCCGAGAGGCCTGATGTGCTTGTGGTGGTGATTTCTATGCTCAGCACGGCCCCACAGCCCATCCGCAACATTGTCTTTCAGTCTGCTGTCCCCAAG GTGATGAAGGTGAAGCTACAGCCTCCCTCAGGCACAGAGCTGCCAGCGTTCAATCCCATTGTCCACCCCAGTGCCATCACCCAAGTCCTGCTTCTCGCTAACCCACAGAAG GAGAAAGTGAGGCTACGGTACAAGCTGACCTTCACCATGGGAGAGCAAACCTACAATGAAATTGGGGATGTGGACCAGTTTCCCCCACCAGAGTCCTGGGGAAACCTCTAA
- the GGA1 gene encoding ADP-ribosylation factor-binding protein GGA1 isoform X2 — translation MEPETLEARINKATNPLNKDLDWDGINAFCEQLNKELEGPPLATRLLAHKIQSPQEWEAIQALTYLGSRTPEKVKSKILELMYSWTLGLPHEVKISEAYQMLKKQGIVKCDPKLPDNASFPPPAPRPKNIIFDDEEKSKTLARLLKSSHPEDLRAANKLIKEMVQEDQKRMEKISKRVNVIEKVNSNVKLLTEMVTNYSKGETTESNEDLMKELYQRCERMRPMLFRLASDTEDNDEALAEILQANDNLTHVINLYKQLVRGEEINGETVAGPLRGSTSALLDLSGLELPATCPSYPALPTLSGGSAVPLPDQAGSVSLLDDELMSLGLNDPAPHPAPASDISGWNSFQSSDSNELGITPIMATPPVKADAGASSPKPSPSSSGLDDLDLLGKTLLQQSLPPESQQVRWEKQQPPPRLTLRDLQNRSSSGTTAHNPSVPPVLQSVSPNPTMPLTSELPAPAALPKAATTPSGSTAVPPRPPAAAPPQEVSLANITVPLESIKPSSILPVTVYDQHGFRVLFHFAKDALPERPDVLVVVISMLSTAPQPIRNIVFQSAVPKVMKVKLQPPSGTELPAFNPIVHPSAITQVLLLANPQKEKVRLRYKLTFTMGEQTYNEIGDVDQFPPPESWGNL, via the exons ATGGAGCCCGAGACGCTGGAGGCGCGCATCA ACAAAGCAACAAACCCGCTGAACAAGGACCTAGACTGGGATGGTATCAATGCGTTCTGTGAGCAGCTTAATAAGGAGCTGGAAGG TCCTCCACTTGCCACCCGACTTCTTGCCCACAAGATCCAGTCTCCGCAGGAATGGGAAGCTATCCAGGCCCTCACG TATCTTGGCAGCCGAACACCAGAAAAAGTGAAGTCAAAGATCCTGGAGCTGATGTACAGTTGGACATTAGGGCTGCCTCACGAGGTGAAGATCTCAGAAGCCTACCAGATGCTGAAGAAACAAG GAATTGTGAAGTGTGACCCAAAACTGCCTGACAATGCTTCTTTTCCACCACCTGCCCCTCGGCCCAAGAATATCATCTTTGATGATGAAGAAAAATCCAAG ACTCTGGCTCGCCTCTTGAAAAGTTCCCATCCTGAGGACCTACGGGCTGCCAACAAGCTCATCAAGGAGATGGTTCAGGAG GACCAGAAGCGCATGGAGAAGATCTCCAAGAGGGTGAATGTCATTGAAAAGGTGAACAGCAATGTGAAGCTGCTGACAGAAATGGTGACAAATTACAGCAAGGGGGAGACGACGGAAAGCAATGAGGACCTAATGAAG GAGCTGTATCAGCGCTGCGAGCGCATGAGGCCCATGCTTTTCCGGCTTGCCAGTGACACAGAAGACAATGATGAAGCTCTGG CGGAAATCCTGCAAGCCAATGACAATCTAACACATGTGATCAATCTCTACAAGCAGCTTGTACGGGGAGAAGAGATCAATGGGGAGACAGTGGCTGGTCCCCTTCGAG gcAGCACCTCAGCACTTCTGGATCTGTCTGGCCTGGAGCTTCCAGCAACATGTCCTTCCTACCCAGCCTTGCCTACCCTTTCAGGTGGCTCAGCAGTCCCCCTGCCAGACCAGGCTGGCTCTGTCTCCTTGCTGGATGATGAACTCATGTCTTTAG GCCTGAATGACCCAGCACCACATCCTGCCCCAGCCAGTGACATCAGTGGCTGGAACAGCTTCCAG TCATCAGATAGCAATGAGCTCGGTATCACCCCTATCATGGCAACACCACCAGTCAAAGCAGATGCTGGTGCATCCTCCCCCAAACCTTCTCCTAGTAGCAGTGGCCTGGATGACCTGGACCTCCTGGGCAAGACTCTGCTGCAGCAGTCTTTGCCTCCGGAGTCTCAACAAGTGCGATG ggagaagcagcagccaccCCCTCGGCTCACCCTGAGGGATCTGCAgaacaggagcagctctggcaccaCAGCCCACAATCCCAGTGTTCCACCTGTGCTTCAGAGTGTTTCCCCTAATCCCACGATGCCCCTGACCTCAGagctgcctgcccctgctgcGCTTCCAAAAGCTGCCACCACACCATCAGGAAGTACTGCAGTCCCACCACGGCCTCCTGCTGCTGCGCCGCCCCAGGAGGTCTCGCTGGCCAACATCACTGTGCCTCTGGAGTCAATCAAACCCA GCAGCATCCTCCCTGTGACAGTGTATGATCAACATGGCTTCCGTGTCCTCTTCCACTTTGCTAAGGATGCCCTGCCCGAGAGGCCTGATGTGCTTGTGGTGGTGATTTCTATGCTCAGCACGGCCCCACAGCCCATCCGCAACATTGTCTTTCAGTCTGCTGTCCCCAAG GTGATGAAGGTGAAGCTACAGCCTCCCTCAGGCACAGAGCTGCCAGCGTTCAATCCCATTGTCCACCCCAGTGCCATCACCCAAGTCCTGCTTCTCGCTAACCCACAGAAG GAGAAAGTGAGGCTACGGTACAAGCTGACCTTCACCATGGGAGAGCAAACCTACAATGAAATTGGGGATGTGGACCAGTTTCCCCCACCAGAGTCCTGGGGAAACCTCTAA
- the SH3BP1 gene encoding SH3 domain-binding protein 1 isoform X1 — MMKRQFNRMRQQLSHPNAAIRAQETTELLSEDLLQIEQRIEPAKRAAHSVSKRLQACLQGQCGSEMDKRVLVSPLLFRNLGSVQKKLPLMALSTTMAESFKELDTESSLGKALEMGCCIQSSLAKILAEFEIALEHNVLQPLNKLSEEELPIILKRKKTLQKLISDWNTIKSRLNQAARSSSNSTGAGAGPGVSSAANKLEILKEEEEEVKRKVEQCKDEYMADLYHFSTKEDSYASYFIKLLEIQAQYHRQSLESLDTALAELRESHRQSEPSFNADTPVAGYYGVSLETHLKSLGREIALPIEACVMMLLASGMREEGLFRLAAGASVLRKLKSSLASGSNALEEFYSDPHAVAGALKSYLRELPQPLMTFELYDKWVKVASLKDIDSRVQSLQDTCSRLPRESYNNLRYLIKFLAKLAEHQEVNKMTPSNIAIVLGPNLLWSQQSTGDPMQLDLASVSSIQSVVEALIQNVDTLFPGEVDFNVSGLFTSPENSEFSKSASVQELTPEPPPPSTLILPDGETTSRDPEARFQLTSPALTKPSPEAMEPPTAMMTDDTTCKGKRPVPARPTMPPPPMAQSRGMTPALAASPKALPRRIAPSRAPSVPPPLPPQPAPRHSRDTPPSPKPSTDEANTTAAMDSDPRTTDEGQPLLVGERSPLATSAPTGQPTEN, encoded by the exons ATGATGAAAAGACAGTTTAATCGAATGCGGCAGCAGCTGTCCCATCCCAACGCCGCCATCAG agcccaagAAACAACTGAGCTCCTGTCAGAAGATTTGCTACAG ATTGAGCAGAGGATTGAGCCAGCCAAGCGAGCAGCTCACAGTGTGTCCAAGAGGCTCCAAGCCTGCCTGCAGGGGCAATGTGGCTCCGAGATGGACAAGCGAGTG TTGGTGTCACCACTTCTCTTCCGAAACCTTGGCTCTGTGCAGAAGAAGCTGCCCTTGATGGCTTTGTCCACAACAATGGCTGAGAGCTTCAAGGAATTGGACACAGAGTCTAGCCTTGG GAAAGCTCTGGAGATGGGCTGCTGTATACAGAGCTCGCTGGCAAAAATCCTGGCTGAGTTTGAGATTGCCTTGGAGCACAATGTCCTGCAGCCACTCAACAAGCTCAGTGAG GAGGAGCTTCCCATAATTTTGAAGCGCAAGAAGACCCTCCAGAAGTTGATTTCTGACTGGAACACAATCAAGAGCCG GCTGAACCAGGCTGCAAGGAGTTCCAGTAACAGCACTGGAGCTGGTGCTGGCCCAGGGGTATCTTCTGCTGCCAACAAACTGGAGATCttgaaggaagaggaggaggaggtaaAGAGGAAAGTGGAACAATGTAAG GATGAGTACATGGCTGACCTCTACCACTTCTCTACCAAAGAGGACAGCTATGCCAGTTACTTCATCAAA ctgctggaaatcCAAGCCCAGTACCACCGGCAGTCACTGGAATCTCTGGACACAgctctggcagagctcagggaaagcCACAGACAGTCAG AGCCCTCCTTCAATGCAGACACCCCAGTGGCAGGGTACTACGGTGTGTCCCTAGAGACCCACCTCAAGAGTTTGGGCCGGGAGATCGCTCTGCCCATTGAAGCCTGCGTCATGATGCTGCTGGCCTCTGGCATGAGGGAAGAG GGACTCTTcaggctggcagcaggtgcGTCAGTGCTGAGGAAGCTGAAGAGCAGCTTGGCCAGTGGCTCTAATGCCCTGGAGGAATTTTACTCAGACCCCCACGCTGTGGCTG gtgCACTGAAATCTTACCTGCGAGAGCTGCCCCAACCTTTGATGACCTTTGAGCTCTACGACAAATGGGTCAAAGTGGCCAG CTTAAAGGACATTGACAGCCGTGTACAGAGCCTGCAAGACACTTGCAGCCGCCTGCCCCGGGAGAGCTACAACAATCTGAG GTATCTGATCAAGTTTTTAGCCAAGCTGGCTGAACACCAGGAGGTGAATAAAATGACCCCAAGCAACATTGCCATTGTGCTGGGCCCAAACCTGCTGTggtcacagcagagcacagg AGACCCCATGCAACTGGATTTGGCCTCGGTCTCCTCCATCCAGAGCGTGGTGGAAGCCCTCATCCAGAACGTGGACACTCTCTTCCCTGGAG AAGTAGATTTTAATGTCTCGGGATTGTTCACATCACCTGAAAATAGTGAATTTAGCAAGTCTGCCTCAGTGCAGGAGCTGACCCCTGAACCCCCTCCACCCAGCACCCTCATCCTTCCGGATGGAGAGAC TACATCCAGAGACCCCGAGGCCAGGTTCCAGCTGACATCCCCAGCACTGACCAAACCATCTCCTGAAGCCATGGAGCCACCAACTGCAATGATGACTGATGACACCACCTGCAAAG GCAAGCGCCCTGTTCCAGCCCGACCCACGATGCCACCACCACCTATGGCCCAATCCCGGGGCATgactcctgccctggcagccagccCCAAAGCCCTGCCACGTCGGATCGCACCCAGCCGAGCCCCCTCTGTCCCACCACCGCTCCCCCCACAGCCGGCACCCCGTCACAGCCGAGACACCCCACCATCCCCCAAGCCTTCCACTGATGAGGCCAACACAACAGCTGCCATGGACAGTGATCCAAGAACCACTGACGAGGGGCAGCCTCTGCTTGTGGGAGAAAGGAGCCCATTGGCCACATCGGCTCCCACAGGACAGCCCACAGAGAACTGA
- the SH3BP1 gene encoding SH3 domain-binding protein 1 isoform X2: protein MMKRQFNRMRQQLSHPNAAIRAQETTELLSEDLLQIEQRIEPAKRAAHSVSKRLQACLQGQCGSEMDKRVKKLPLMALSTTMAESFKELDTESSLGKALEMGCCIQSSLAKILAEFEIALEHNVLQPLNKLSEEELPIILKRKKTLQKLISDWNTIKSRLNQAARSSSNSTGAGAGPGVSSAANKLEILKEEEEEVKRKVEQCKDEYMADLYHFSTKEDSYASYFIKLLEIQAQYHRQSLESLDTALAELRESHRQSEPSFNADTPVAGYYGVSLETHLKSLGREIALPIEACVMMLLASGMREEGLFRLAAGASVLRKLKSSLASGSNALEEFYSDPHAVAGALKSYLRELPQPLMTFELYDKWVKVASLKDIDSRVQSLQDTCSRLPRESYNNLRYLIKFLAKLAEHQEVNKMTPSNIAIVLGPNLLWSQQSTGDPMQLDLASVSSIQSVVEALIQNVDTLFPGEVDFNVSGLFTSPENSEFSKSASVQELTPEPPPPSTLILPDGETTSRDPEARFQLTSPALTKPSPEAMEPPTAMMTDDTTCKGKRPVPARPTMPPPPMAQSRGMTPALAASPKALPRRIAPSRAPSVPPPLPPQPAPRHSRDTPPSPKPSTDEANTTAAMDSDPRTTDEGQPLLVGERSPLATSAPTGQPTEN from the exons ATGATGAAAAGACAGTTTAATCGAATGCGGCAGCAGCTGTCCCATCCCAACGCCGCCATCAG agcccaagAAACAACTGAGCTCCTGTCAGAAGATTTGCTACAG ATTGAGCAGAGGATTGAGCCAGCCAAGCGAGCAGCTCACAGTGTGTCCAAGAGGCTCCAAGCCTGCCTGCAGGGGCAATGTGGCTCCGAGATGGACAAGCGAGTG AAGAAGCTGCCCTTGATGGCTTTGTCCACAACAATGGCTGAGAGCTTCAAGGAATTGGACACAGAGTCTAGCCTTGG GAAAGCTCTGGAGATGGGCTGCTGTATACAGAGCTCGCTGGCAAAAATCCTGGCTGAGTTTGAGATTGCCTTGGAGCACAATGTCCTGCAGCCACTCAACAAGCTCAGTGAG GAGGAGCTTCCCATAATTTTGAAGCGCAAGAAGACCCTCCAGAAGTTGATTTCTGACTGGAACACAATCAAGAGCCG GCTGAACCAGGCTGCAAGGAGTTCCAGTAACAGCACTGGAGCTGGTGCTGGCCCAGGGGTATCTTCTGCTGCCAACAAACTGGAGATCttgaaggaagaggaggaggaggtaaAGAGGAAAGTGGAACAATGTAAG GATGAGTACATGGCTGACCTCTACCACTTCTCTACCAAAGAGGACAGCTATGCCAGTTACTTCATCAAA ctgctggaaatcCAAGCCCAGTACCACCGGCAGTCACTGGAATCTCTGGACACAgctctggcagagctcagggaaagcCACAGACAGTCAG AGCCCTCCTTCAATGCAGACACCCCAGTGGCAGGGTACTACGGTGTGTCCCTAGAGACCCACCTCAAGAGTTTGGGCCGGGAGATCGCTCTGCCCATTGAAGCCTGCGTCATGATGCTGCTGGCCTCTGGCATGAGGGAAGAG GGACTCTTcaggctggcagcaggtgcGTCAGTGCTGAGGAAGCTGAAGAGCAGCTTGGCCAGTGGCTCTAATGCCCTGGAGGAATTTTACTCAGACCCCCACGCTGTGGCTG gtgCACTGAAATCTTACCTGCGAGAGCTGCCCCAACCTTTGATGACCTTTGAGCTCTACGACAAATGGGTCAAAGTGGCCAG CTTAAAGGACATTGACAGCCGTGTACAGAGCCTGCAAGACACTTGCAGCCGCCTGCCCCGGGAGAGCTACAACAATCTGAG GTATCTGATCAAGTTTTTAGCCAAGCTGGCTGAACACCAGGAGGTGAATAAAATGACCCCAAGCAACATTGCCATTGTGCTGGGCCCAAACCTGCTGTggtcacagcagagcacagg AGACCCCATGCAACTGGATTTGGCCTCGGTCTCCTCCATCCAGAGCGTGGTGGAAGCCCTCATCCAGAACGTGGACACTCTCTTCCCTGGAG AAGTAGATTTTAATGTCTCGGGATTGTTCACATCACCTGAAAATAGTGAATTTAGCAAGTCTGCCTCAGTGCAGGAGCTGACCCCTGAACCCCCTCCACCCAGCACCCTCATCCTTCCGGATGGAGAGAC TACATCCAGAGACCCCGAGGCCAGGTTCCAGCTGACATCCCCAGCACTGACCAAACCATCTCCTGAAGCCATGGAGCCACCAACTGCAATGATGACTGATGACACCACCTGCAAAG GCAAGCGCCCTGTTCCAGCCCGACCCACGATGCCACCACCACCTATGGCCCAATCCCGGGGCATgactcctgccctggcagccagccCCAAAGCCCTGCCACGTCGGATCGCACCCAGCCGAGCCCCCTCTGTCCCACCACCGCTCCCCCCACAGCCGGCACCCCGTCACAGCCGAGACACCCCACCATCCCCCAAGCCTTCCACTGATGAGGCCAACACAACAGCTGCCATGGACAGTGATCCAAGAACCACTGACGAGGGGCAGCCTCTGCTTGTGGGAGAAAGGAGCCCATTGGCCACATCGGCTCCCACAGGACAGCCCACAGAGAACTGA